In Plasmodium vinckei vinckei genome assembly, chromosome: PVVCY_13, a single genomic region encodes these proteins:
- a CDS encoding leucine-rich repeat protein, translated as MNTIELSYKDYGSVCTSSPDNDSLNEENNDELNTSERKKNLSDNLSKDENDRVEKYIKLENTKKIWAGTNEIIFYKKKDLLELNKIIYKYDDDKEINVSSNSKVLNLNNNNLTHLDFLNDLLNYIYKPKNLESSIIYSNIISLDISFNNLALINNDILMLNNLQVLYLHSNKIENISEIQKLQTLSNLKKLTLENNPLVNIYNKLYRLHFASYYKLYMYICLYIYVFTFFKHT; from the coding sequence AATGAAGAGAACAATGATGAGCTGAACACCTCagaaaggaaaaaaaatttaagtgATAACTTAAGtaaagatgaaaatgatagagtagaaaaatatataaaattagaaaatacgaaaaaaatatgggcAGGGacaaatgaaataattttttacaaaaaaaaagatttacttgaattaaacaaaataatttataaatatgatgatGATAAAGAAATTAATGTTTCTAGTAATTCAAaagttttaaatttaaataataataatttaacacatttagattttttaaatgatctattaaattatatatataaaccaaaaaatttagagtcatcaattatttattcaaacattatatcattagacatttcatttaataatttggcattaataaataatgatatactTATGTTAAATAATCTTCAAGTTTTATATCTCCATTCTAATAagattgaaaatattagtGAAATACAAAAACTACAAACCTTATcaaacttaaaaaaattaacattgGAAAATAATCCTCTcgtgaatatatataacaagcTTTATAGGTTACACTTTGCATCTTAttacaaattatatatgtatatatgcttgtatatatatgtatttacattttttaaacacaCGTAA